In a single window of the Flavobacterium sp. W4I14 genome:
- a CDS encoding hypothetical protein (product_source=Hypo-rule applied; pfam=PF16227; superfamily=52266; transmembrane_helix_parts=Inside_1_11,TMhelix_12_31,Outside_32_314) gives MKVNIKIRVSPLAKSTALFLLLICLFTDLFAQNRQDTLRLFIIGNSFSQNASAFLPQMAKERGKTLIIGRAELGGHSLEQHWSYAEKAETNVDDPKGKPYNGKSLKMLLGQGNWDIVTIQQYSFLSGDSSSYYPYANKLVAYVKALQPQARIVIHQTWAYRSDAKKFGRIGESTTAKNQEEMWQKSRAAYHLLAKRINARILPVGDAFEMVATDKKYAFKPDLSFDYDHSVAPNLPDQTNSLNIGYFWNKDQLSFDPNHANDAGKYLGGLIWYSILFNDDLKNVSFKPQRVSDDFAAYLKKVASKVVKKAQGGQ, from the coding sequence ATGAAGGTTAACATCAAAATACGGGTCTCTCCTTTAGCTAAATCTACAGCTCTTTTTCTACTGCTGATCTGCCTGTTTACTGATCTTTTTGCTCAAAACCGGCAGGATACCTTACGCTTATTTATCATAGGAAATAGCTTTTCACAAAACGCTTCGGCCTTTTTGCCACAAATGGCTAAAGAGAGGGGAAAAACCCTCATTATCGGGCGTGCCGAACTCGGTGGGCACTCACTCGAACAGCATTGGAGTTATGCAGAAAAAGCAGAGACCAATGTAGACGATCCTAAGGGCAAACCTTATAATGGTAAATCATTAAAAATGTTATTGGGGCAAGGAAATTGGGATATTGTTACTATACAGCAATATTCTTTCCTCTCGGGCGATTCCTCGAGCTATTATCCATATGCCAACAAACTTGTTGCCTATGTGAAAGCACTGCAACCTCAGGCGCGTATCGTCATCCATCAAACCTGGGCTTACCGTTCTGATGCAAAGAAGTTTGGACGTATAGGTGAAAGCACAACCGCGAAGAATCAGGAAGAAATGTGGCAAAAATCCCGTGCAGCTTATCATCTCCTTGCAAAACGGATCAATGCCCGTATTTTACCAGTTGGCGATGCTTTCGAAATGGTGGCTACCGATAAAAAATATGCTTTCAAACCCGATCTTTCATTTGATTATGATCACTCTGTTGCGCCAAATTTGCCAGATCAGACCAATTCGCTGAATATTGGATATTTCTGGAACAAGGATCAATTAAGCTTCGATCCTAATCACGCTAACGATGCAGGGAAATATTTAGGCGGATTAATCTGGTATAGCATATTGTTTAATGATGATTTGAAAAACGTCTCTTTCAAGCCCCAGCGGGTATCAGACGACTTTGCAGCTTACCTGAAAAAAGTGGCAAGCAAAGTAGTTAAGAAGGCTCAGGGTGGACAATAA